A part of Octopus sinensis linkage group LG7, ASM634580v1, whole genome shotgun sequence genomic DNA contains:
- the LOC115214074 gene encoding ras-related GTP-binding protein A — translation MKKKVLLMGKSGSGKTSMRSIIFANYIARDTRRLGATIDVEHSHIRFLGNLVLNLWDCGGQEAFMENYFASQRDNIFRNVEVLIYVFDVESRELEKDMHYYQSCLEAILQNSPEAKVFCLIHKMDLVHEDQRDIIFHEREDDLKRLSKPLQCTCFATSIWDETLYKAWSSIVYQLIPNVHQLETNLAHFADAIDAEEILLFERATFLVISYWQRKPHRDVHRFEKISNIIKQFKLSCTKVAASFQSMEVRNSRFAAFVDAFTSNTYVMVIMADSSITSAATLLNIKNARQHFERLEKEELARAPMVSR, via the exons GTCCTTTTGATGGGCAAGAGTGGCTCTGGTAAAACCAGCATGCGCTCAATTATATTTGCCAACTATATTGCAAGAGATACTCGCAGACTTGGTGCTACAA TTGATGTTGAACATTCTCACATCCGTTTCCTTGGCAACCTAGTTCTCAACCTTTGGGATTGTGGTGG acaagAAGCTTTTATGGAGAACTATTTTGCCAGTCAGAGAGATAATATTTTCCGAAATGTTGAGgttcttatttatgtatttgatgTGGAGAGTCGGGAATTGGAAAAAGATATGCACTACTATCAGTCCTGCTTAGAAGCTATATTACAGAATTCACCAGAAGCGAAGGTTTTCTGCTTAATTCACAAAATGGATTTGGTCCATGAAGATCAGAGAGATATT ATTTTCCATGAAAGAGAAGATGACTTAAAACGACTGTCAAAACCCCTACAGTGTACCTGCTTTGCCACCTCAATATGGGACGAAACATTATATAAG GCATGGTCATCAATAGTCTATCAACTAATTCCAAACGTACATCAGCTGGAAACCAATTTAGCTCACTTTGCAGATGCTATTGACGCTGAAGAAATTTTGCTGTTTGAAAGAGCAACATTCCTT GTGATCTCCTATTGGCAGAGGAAACCTCATCGTGACGTGCACAGGTTTGAGAAGATCAGCAATATCATCAAACAATTTAAGCTGAGTTGTACGAAGGTAGCTGCTTCTTTCCAGAGTATGGAAGTCCGCAATTCCCGCTTTGCTGCTTTTGTTGATGCTTTCACCTCCAACACTTATGTTATGGTCATCATGGCTGACTCTTCAATCA ctTCTGCTGCTACCTTGTTAAACATCAAGAATGCCAGACAACATTTTGAACGTCTCGAAAAAGAAGAACTTGCTCGTGCTCCAATGGTATCACGATAA